The genomic region TTGCAGGTTTCTAACCTCGATAGTATCTACTATTAAGACTCCATCCTTTCTCTTTATGTCGGTAAGGACGACCTTTATATCGTCCTTCTCGGCTTCTATTATCTTATTTTTCTCATCCAGCTTAGATATCTTGAAACCCTTTGAGGAGAGCGCGCTTGCGACTTCTCTTACAACGGCTGTATCATCAGTTCTAGTCTCTGTCTCCTTAGTTTCAGCGCCAAGAGTTTTCAGGCGCTCATCTATCGCCTCAACTATTTCTGGTATGTCGCTATATGCTTTCTTTGCTTCTTCAAGTATCTTTTTGAGTATTTCTAGGCCTTTATCGTTCGACTTCAAGAGAGTTACAAGGTCATCGAAGTCGCGGCTTCTAATATAATCGGCTAGCTTGCGTATGTCGCCGCTAAATGCGTCAAATTTGTATTTGTCCTCAGCTTTCCCCACAAGTTTCTTAACGTCATCAATAAATTGTTGAGGCACGTCAGAGCTTGCAAGCACGCGGTTAACTATGTGGCGTAGGAAGTCTATTTTTCGTCGAGAGACTGTTGTACTCATCGTAAACACCTTTATTATGTTATAGTAGCTTGGTGCGTTAAGTTTGGAGTCCCCTGTGTGGTTCCATTTTCCGCTACCTCTTGTTTGAAACTTATTTGTTTTTCAGAATACTGTGCAATGATGTATGGAGACTAAAAGGGATGATAGATTATGGGGAATCTCTTGCATCTTTCACGTATTATACACGAGAATGTAGCCGAGATCGATATTTCCGAAACCAATGGACGAGTCGAGGTAGTTGTTAAGGCCTTACATGATGAGGGAATTGCAGTAAACAAGCACCGAATCAAAGGATATCTAGAAAAAGTTAACATTTCTTCAAAATTACTAAATAAAATATCCTTCAACAATAACAATATAATAAAGTTTGTGTCGCCTATAAAGTGTGTGGTAGTAAGTATAGAGGTCAAGATAAATAATGGAGAAAATTCCGTAAGTATAGGAATAGATTATTGTGATGGGCCTCCATACAATGAAGAATTAGATGAGATTTTCTCTGCAAGAACATCATGGTAGGCGATTGTTTTGCACGTTTTCATCCTCAAGAGTAATATAGAGTAACGTATTAGTTTTGAGTTACTAAACAATAGAATGGGGGATAATTGTTGGAGTTTAGTCCTAAACTAAAGAAAATTGATGTCGTTGATATACCGATACCGGAAGGCGCTAATGTGATTATCGGGCAATCTCATTTCATAAAAACGCTTGAGGATCTCTATGAGGCTCTTGTAACTAGTGTGCCCAATATACGGTTTGGCATAGCTTTTTGCGAGGCTAGCCAGAAGCGACTAATTAGATATGAGGGTAATGATGAAGAACTCAAAAACTACGCTATAGAGGCGGCTAAGCGTATTGCAGCAGGCCATGTGTTCGTAATCTATATTCGTAATGCGTGGCCTATAAATGTGCTTAATGCCATCAAGCACGTACAAGAAGTTGTAAGGATATACGCGGCTACAGCTAATCCGCTACAAGTGCTTGTTGCCGAGACGGACCAGGGTAGAGGAGTCATAGGTGTTGTTGACGGCTATACACCTTTAGGCGTTGAGACCGAGGATGATATTGCCGAGAGACGGGCATTTCTGAGAAAAATAGGGTATAAGAAGTAATAGGTCATGGCCTCGGGGCCCGGCTGACTCCCATCATTATTTCAGTTCCGCCATAGGTTGTCCTCACCGGCATACCGTACAGTGTATCTACACAATACCCCTTCTATGTGTTTATCTTGGCTATATTTTGAAGTCAAGTATTTCTTTGAACAATTGTAAGTGGTGTCTGTGGTAGAGGTGCACAGTTATTGAGCAAGTCCAATGTCGTAATCCGTGTATTCGGAGCGGATAGGTTAGACATTGATGGAGTATTGCTAACAGTACTTAGGCCGGAAAAGGAGGAACAGCGTGTTGGCGACATCTACGATATAGTAGCAGAGTATAAGGAGAGATATAAAGCTACACCAGGAAAGGTCATAGTGTTTTCTGAGAGAGGTAAGGAAGAAGATACGTATAGAACTACTATAACGACTATTGACAATTGTACTCTTCTATTCCCTGAACCTGTACGTCTTCGCGCTGTTCGGATATTAAAAGGGCTTAAACACGGTCAAAAGGTTGGACTAGATGCGTTCAAACGGATATCGTTTGATGAAGATATCTACATATATTGTGGAGAGGTTGTTCTCGCAGATGATGTTGACGCCGTGATTCTTGAGACTGAGAAAGGCTTTCGCACGATCACTAAAAGGGAGACATAATTTACAAAACATACTGCGTAACTAGGGGATGAAGGAAGACTCCAATTATGAGCCTGGAGAGGCTATGAGTAAGCTCCGCCCCTCCTGACCCTTCTCAAAGGTTTCTAAGACGCCAGATGTAGTCTTCCAGCTCCCTTCTAGTGATTTCGTAGACTTGGTCTAAGTGGACACGCCTTATATGCAGATAAAGCCCTTTTCGGGTAAAAGGGCCTCTGCCACACAATTTGCATCTAAGCGTATCGCCGTCGTGAACTACAAGTTGTGATGCAACTCGCTCAATTATCTCAAGAGCAGCGCTCCTAAGGCTTGGTGGAAGAGCAGAGACGTCGTAGGAGAGGTTGCAAGCCCTCCGGATTGCCAAGTCAGCTATTTTTGCGACGATCTCTACCAGTTGAACGCCTCGTGAATCCAACTCTTTCTCATCCTCCTGGTTTTGTCGCTAATAGTGCTATAGCTGCTGTACGCAATCCCTTACACCCTTGTTCTAGCGCTTTGTTTGTTATTACTTCTTTAGCCTTCTCGTTGACACCAAGATATTCCATTAACTCTCTTAGGAGCTCGATCTCGTCCTCCTCTCTGCACTTTCCTATGCTCAGAACTGTAAGTAGGGCTTCTAAGCCATCCTCTCCAAGAAGCTCTATGAGGTCATCTATTTCTTTCTCCTTCATGCTGCAGTATGGTAACAAGTCCTCTATGTAAGTGTAATATGTGTTTGACCTAATCCATTCCGATAATAAGTCGTAGAGATGCTCTCTTGCTTCATCCGCGGGGACGCCAAGCTTCTTGAGAACTGAAGTAATTGAGGCAACAATAGATATTTCTTTTTCAATACTTGTTTCTTGTATGACGTCTTGGCTTAAAGATATTGTAGCCGAGGAATCGCTAATTGCCTCCACGGGCAAGGTTGCACCCAGCGCTTATCCTAATATTTACTTTATTTCGAAAAGCATTAGGATTAATATTACCAGGCCGTAACTCCGTTAAGAAGTATCCTGCCGCTCCAAATTATATCAGCTGGACTAGGATACCTCATTGCACTAGCTTGTTGCTCGGTCCGGGTACATGTCATCATTTGACATAAAACATAAACTAATACCCGGTTCTGGCACTAGTATAGCTATAGGGATTTATAGTTGGCTAGATTAGTTTGTGCAAGATGCGGTAAGGAATTAAAGCCAGGTGCTCACGTCGGTGCATTGTGTCTGGACTGCTTTCTTGAAACAACACAATTGCTGTGTATTCCTAAGCGCATAGAATTTGATTATTGTAAATACTGTGGGAGTATACGTATAGGATACAAGTGGGTTGAAGGAGGAGAGCTTGGAGATGCTGCACGTCGCTATCTAGAATGGTATGTTGCGAATCAAGTAAAGCCGTGTACACCATTAGTCATCTCCTATAAACTTGAAGAAATAACTCCACATACAATTCCATCCTGGAGAACAGTATATGAACTAACATTCAGCTTTGTCATAAAGGACGTTGATGATGTAGTGAGACAAACCTACAATGTTGAAATATATGCTAAGCCAACAGTGTGCCCTCTCTGTAAGGAGAGCCGAAGCGGCGACTATGACGTTGTAGTACAGCTAAGAGGGATGCCGCCAAGAAAGCTTGCTGAGGCTCTTTCTAGCCTCTTCGAGACAAGTAGGCAAGTGGTTTCATCTATAATTGATATAGTCGAACTAAAAAATGGAGCCGATATCTATCTGTCTGACCGAGGTAGTGCATCAAAGATAATAAAAGAGCTTAGGAAAAAATTTGAAGTAAATATACTAAGAACGTCAGAGGATGTTGGTGTATCGTCAACCGGGCTACGGCGTCGAAGAATGATCTATTCTGTAAGGCTTTCGATGAAAAGGAGGCGTACAGGTTGAAGGAGAGTATTGACTATGACTACATACCAGAAGAATATCTAAAAGAAATTGAAGAAGCTGAGGCAGAACTTAGGCAAAAACGACGCAAGAAAAATCCCTATCCTTCTTCACGGGACGTGGTTGAAGCAGTCATTGAAGCGGTAGGAAGTTTTGCTGGCCATCCAGACGATTTTCCGGAGTATGTGCTAGAGATTCTCAAAGAAAAGGGATTCGACGTTAGGCATGTAACAATTAAGCGTATATGGAGAACATACGAGAACTTGGTAAGAAAGGGTGTTATCTCTGACCGTTTAGGTGTTTTAGCGCGTTACGATTACGAGGAGTAGAGTGTTTCACCGATATCATCTTGCTAAGAGCGACCTTATAGCCCAGTAGTATACAATGTATTGCCTGGGGGAACAGTTGAGAGTACTAATTAAGCATGGGGACACTTGGCTACAGTTAAAGGAGGTCTATGTGCTTCAGCGACGTCCCCGTAAGCGTGGGCGCCGGTCGGCCCAGCCGCGCTCCTCTCCATATGGAATGGTTGCAGAAAGTGTTGATGATGTAAAGATAAATGGTTATAAATACAGCGATACTTTGATCATACCGGCGAGCAAGGTTAGCCGGTTTGCTGCAAGAGCACACATGGCCCCCGTTGATGCAGTGGTTCTCATAGAGCCAGAGGGGATCGATAAGTACAAGGCGAGAATATATGCAAAATCGCAAAAGGAGCTTACGGAGGCACGCGAGACTGCTTTAAAAATACTCTCAACGCTATACTCGAGAAAGAGCTTTGAAGAAGAGGAAGAGGAAACCGAGGAGGAAGCAAGTGAAGAGGGCGAAGAAGAATAGATGTGATATATGTGGAAGGCCGGCTACCCATGTCTGTCCTCTGTGTGGGAGAAGCGTCTGTGACCAGCATTGGGCTGGCGATAAGTGTGTAATTTGCTCCCAAGCACTCTGTGCTGTATGTAAATCAAATCTGTCTATAGCGACATGCCCTATTTGTGGTCGGCCCGTTTGCGAAAAATGTTCTATCCAGGTGACCCCGGTTATTAGGGTCTGTGTAGAGTGTGCAAGAAGGTATCTAAAAAACGGTGAATGGCCTCCTCAAGAACTCTTGCGCCAAGACTTACTGAGGCTATCAAGGAGTGTTGCTGAGTTTCTCAAAAAGTGGGCTGCTTCACCTAAGTTCAGAGAACGCTGAATCATTACACACTTACTCTTTGTTGATGAATTCGTTAAGTGTTCTTGAACTCTTCCTGGTAATTCGCGCTCTTATTCTTAAAGGTATCAAGTGTGATCCATCGCATGTTGGAGCTGTATGTAGGTTCGGAAACCCCTCTCTACACGTAGCATACTCCATGCCTAGTCGCAACGCTATTTTCCTAACTCTTAGAAGAATCTCTTTTCGTATCTCTAGTGGAAGATAGCGGTATCCGTATAGTCGTTCTCCCCTGATTTTGTAGAGTTCGTCATACTTTTGTCTAAGCTCGGGAAAAGCCTCTAGCATTCTCTTGTAGTTGTCTGGTTTAGCTTTGTATGTTGAGGTAACAACAAATCTTGCGCCCGCAGCCCTGGCAGCCTCCAAGACCTCTGAGATATTTTCTTCAGAATCCGTTAGAAGAGGAAAAACAGGGTCTAATCGAATACCAACTGGTACTCCTTCTTCGTTAAGTCTCTTTAAGGCAAGTATGCGGTCTCGAGGACTAGGTGCACCAGGTTCAAGTCTCCTTGCCAGAGTCTCATCAAGCGTTGTAATCGTCATTGTTACGGCTGCGTTGCCGCTGGCAAGCAGTTTTGCGTCGCGTGCCACAAGCGAGCCCTTTGTTATAATTAATACTTTGAAGCCGAGTGGCAAGAGCTGCTCTAGGCTCCACCTGGTTAGTTTGTACTTCGCCTCTTCGGGAGGGTACGGATCACTACTCGTCGACATATCTATGTGAAATCGTGGGTCAATTACATGTGCTATATCATATAGAAGTCTTTCCTTGTAGTTCTTCTTAGGTGTGCTAGGCTTCCTACCGATATATGATGTAGCGTAACAATATAGGCAAAAATGACTGCAGCCGGTATAGGGGTTAAGGGAGTATTTTGGAGGGCATGTGCAAAGAGGGTTGCCCCATGGGTCAAATGCGTTTACGACCTTGCCGCTGCGCAGTATCTGCCTTCTCTTCATGACGTCTAGTCCTTGATACATTATTCTTGGTTTAGAGTTCTATATTTGCATGCTTTGCTTTCAAATCTTTCTCGCTCTTTCCGAGCCTATGCATGAGCTCAACAACTACTCCATCAAGGAAAGCAAGTGCAGTATCCTCGAAGAGTGTGCCAAGGGGTGCTAGTGGTTCATGTATGCCCAGTATCTGTCTTGCGAAGTAGTCTATATCCGGTGCAAGCTTTGTACGGCCAGGTATCTCTACAACGATATCGGCTAGTTTGCCTAAGGGGCTCTCAGGATAGCTTGTGATGGCAATTATTTTTGCCTTGACCTTCTTCGCCGCTTCAGCTGCTGTGACAATGAGTTGCGTCCTGCCAGAACCCGATATTGCAACCACGACATCGTTTTCCCCTATGCTCGGCGTTATCGTTTCACCTAGCACGTAGACATTGAACCCTAGATGCATAAGGCGCATCGCAAAAGCCCGTCCCACGAGCCCGCTGCGGCCAGCGCCCATAACCAGGACCTTCCTACCTTCCTGGTATGCGTCTACGAGCGCATCTATCATTCTTTTCACTTCTTGTTCGTGGAGCTTGTCAGCGACCTTCTCTATAAATACCGCTATTTCCTTCATGGTCTTCCTTACATAATCCATTAGAGTAGCCCCTCCTTACCGCTTACTCGTGTCAATGTTAGAACGGTTTAAATTGTTAAAGAAGCAGCTTGTACCCAGCGTTAAGCTTTTATTCAAAATAGATTTCTCAGTGTGTAATGGCCCTTATCTTGGTACCGTGCCCAAAAGTTCGACAAAGTAAGGTGGTCAGTTATTGCTTCGCCAGCTGCGCTTAGAAGGAAACCGATTAGTGAATACGCAAAGCGCTTGTTCGAGATAGCGCAGAAATGGCAAAAAGCTTGGAGAGAATCTAGGATATTTGAAGCAGATCCCCGTGAAGACAAACCAAAGTTCTTCCTTACTGCAGCATTCCCGTATCCAAACAGCCCGCTACACCTGGGACACGGAAGGACCTATACTATTACCGACGCGTATGCACGCTACCTTAGAATGAAAGGATACAACGTATTATTCCCGATGGGATTTCACTATACTGGAACACCGATACTGACAATGGCAGAGCAGATAGCAAGTGGCGACAAGGAGTTAATAGATCTAATGATAAACGTCTATGATGTGCCTCCGGAAGATATTGAGAAGCTGAAAGACCCCCTGTCGCTAGCTCGCTACTTTCACACAGACGCAAAAAACGCAATGATGGAAATGGGTTACAGTATTGACTGGAGAAGAGAATTTACTAGCATAGATCCCGAATTCAAGAAATTCATTACATGGCAGTTTATAAAGCTACGAGAGAAAGGCCTCGTAACTAAGGGAACGCATCCTGTCGGCTGGTGCCCGAAGCATGGCATGCCAGTAGGAATGCATGATACCAAAGGTGACGTTGAACCGGAAATCGGCGAGTTTACTCTAATACTGTTCAAGCTAAGTGATTTCGACTACTATCTTCCGGCAGCTACACTGAGGCCGGAAACGGTCTTCGGCGTTACAAATATCTGGGTTAACCCGGATGCCGAGTACAGCCTAGTAATAATTGATGGCAAGAAATATATTGTTAGCAAGAGGGCGGCATTTAAGCTAAGATTCCAGCGAGACAACGTTGCTGAAACAAAGACGCTCAAAGGAAGCGAACTCGTAGGCAAATGGGTAATCAATCCAGCAACAGGTGAAAAGGTTCCAATACTACCTGCCAGCTTCGTTGACCCTGACACTGCGACTGGTGTGGTAATGAGTGTTCCAGCTCATGCTCCATACGACTATGTGGCTCTACGTGACTTGATTGATAATAACAGCGAGCTTCTATCAAA from Pyrofollis japonicus harbors:
- the hxlB gene encoding 6-phospho-3-hexuloisomerase; translation: MDYVRKTMKEIAVFIEKVADKLHEQEVKRMIDALVDAYQEGRKVLVMGAGRSGLVGRAFAMRLMHLGFNVYVLGETITPSIGENDVVVAISGSGRTQLIVTAAEAAKKVKAKIIAITSYPESPLGKLADIVVEIPGRTKLAPDIDYFARQILGIHEPLAPLGTLFEDTALAFLDGVVVELMHRLGKSEKDLKAKHANIEL
- a CDS encoding SPL family radical SAM protein, with amino-acid sequence MKRRQILRSGKVVNAFDPWGNPLCTCPPKYSLNPYTGCSHFCLYCYATSYIGRKPSTPKKNYKERLLYDIAHVIDPRFHIDMSTSSDPYPPEEAKYKLTRWSLEQLLPLGFKVLIITKGSLVARDAKLLASGNAAVTMTITTLDETLARRLEPGAPSPRDRILALKRLNEEGVPVGIRLDPVFPLLTDSEENISEVLEAARAAGARFVVTSTYKAKPDNYKRMLEAFPELRQKYDELYKIRGERLYGYRYLPLEIRKEILLRVRKIALRLGMEYATCREGFPNLHTAPTCDGSHLIPLRIRARITRKSSRTLNEFINKE
- a CDS encoding adenosine-specific kinase; this encodes MEFSPKLKKIDVVDIPIPEGANVIIGQSHFIKTLEDLYEALVTSVPNIRFGIAFCEASQKRLIRYEGNDEELKNYAIEAAKRIAAGHVFVIYIRNAWPINVLNAIKHVQEVVRIYAATANPLQVLVAETDQGRGVIGVVDGYTPLGVETEDDIAERRAFLRKIGYKK
- a CDS encoding 60S ribosomal export protein NMD3 is translated as MARLVCARCGKELKPGAHVGALCLDCFLETTQLLCIPKRIEFDYCKYCGSIRIGYKWVEGGELGDAARRYLEWYVANQVKPCTPLVISYKLEEITPHTIPSWRTVYELTFSFVIKDVDDVVRQTYNVEIYAKPTVCPLCKESRSGDYDVVVQLRGMPPRKLAEALSSLFETSRQVVSSIIDIVELKNGADIYLSDRGSASKIIKELRKKFEVNILRTSEDVGVSSTGLRRRRMIYSVRLSMKRRRTG